ACGTTCATCTTTCAGACCGGAAAGACTTCTGGCATATACAGCCTCTGTAATAAGGGTCAGTGGAACCCCGAGCTTCAGTGAGCTATCGCTTGTCCAAATACCGGTTCCTTTCATCTCAGCAGAATCGAGGATTTTTTCTACCAGCGGTTCACCATCAGAGTCTTTTCGGGCAAGGATATCTGCAGTGATCTCAATTAGATAACTGTCAAGCTCTGTTTTATTCCAGTCTGAAAATATCCCGCTTATCCGCTGGTTTTCCAGCCCCACCCCGTTTCTCATCAGATGGTAAGTTTCTGCAATAAGCTGCATATCTCCATATTCTATTCCGTTGTGAATCATCTTTACATAGTGCCCGGCTCCATTCTCCCCTATCCATTCACAGCATGGACTCCCGTCAGGAGTTCTTGCAGCTATGTCCTTAAAAAGCTTCTCCACAAGAGGCCAGGCTTCAGGTGACCCGCCCGGCATAATCGATGGTCCATTCCTTGCACCTTCCTCACCGCCAGATATGCCTGTCCCGATAAAGAGTATCCCTCTTTCATCGAGAAACTTTGCACGTCGGATCGAATCAGAGTAATGCGAATTGCCACCATCAATAATGAGATCACCGGGTTCAAGGAAAGGAATAAGAGCCTCGATAAAGTGATCCACTGCCGGTCCAGCCTTAACCATCAATAATATTTTCCTGGGCCTCTTGAGCTTCTGCACCAGTTCCTCTATACTGTGAGCACCGCTTATGTTATCCCTTCCCTGCGCAGGACCTACCAGAAACTCATCGATCCTCGACAGAGTGCGGTTATAAACGACTATGCTGTAAGCATGGTCGCTCATGTTGAGCACAAGATTCTGTCCCATCACAGCCAACCCGATTAAGCCGATATCCGCCCCTGTTTGCATTCCGATCTGTCCTCCGGTTTTATAGAGGTTAATGCTCTCACTTTGTAAAATACGATATCTTTCCCGCTGCTTCACCTCCTGGATAACCAGGAGAATCCTGATATAAAATTAATTCAGAAAATAGCAATGGCCTGCAAAATCTGCCGTTGCCCTTTCCAATTTTATAAAAAAACAACCCTCAGCAAGCCTTTAAGAAACCATATTTATTACCTGGCGAAGAGTTGCCTGAAACAGACAGTGTTATTATTCATGGAGGGTTAATGAAAGGTTCTGTTTTTTTCTGCACATGCATCCTTACGGCGATCTATTCACTATATGCTGAAGAACTGGTTGTGAAAACAAAGATCTCCTCTGTAACAGTTTTCCGGGACAGGGCTCAGGTGACCCGAACCTTCACCGGAGAGCTTAGCGAAGGTGAAAAAGATCTCATCTTCGATAATCTTCCGGAAAATATCGAATCCCAGAGTGTAATTGTAAACGGTACCGGTAACGGTGAACTAAAGGATATAAAGGTCCGACGCAAAGAATTCGCAGGCAGTAATGATTCGATTTCCAGTTATCTTAACAGGCGAAAGGAACTATATCAGGATTCCATCCTGCTGGTTGAGGACATACTGAAGAGATGCAGCAGTGAAAGGCAGTTTGTGGAAAACATCGCAGCCAAAGTAACAGAGCGCGGGGCGGCGGAACAGATCTCCGCTCCGGAACTTGACAAGAACAAATGGCTTAATATGGTTGAATTCTACAGAAACCGTCTGGAATCTCTCAGCAGTGAAATGCGCTCTGCATCAAAACGCAAACAGGCTCTGAGTGATACCCTTGCGTTAATAGAACGACGCCTGAGAGATCTTAACCGCGATGAACGTTCGGAAAGGAACCAGGCAGTTGTATCACTCACGATGAAAAAGGCAGGAAAAATCGAACTTGACCTAAGCTATATCGTCTATGGTCCCTCATGGACTCCTGCTTATGAAATGCGGGTACTCAGCGATAAAAAAGTATTGCTTATGACCTACAAAGGCTCTTTGCGCCAGAGCACAGGTGAGGACTGGAAAGATGCAAATGTCAAGCTTTCGACAGCCACTCCGCATATCGGGGGAAACCAGCCTGAACTCACCCCCTGGTATATAAGAATCGATGAGCCTCAAATGGATTTACCTGTAAGGAGCAAACGTTTAAGCAAATCTGCAGTTCCTGCAATGATGAACCAGATGATGGTCATGGATGCCGAATTGGAATATAAGAAAAAAGAGATTACGGAAGCCGCTCCTATGGTTTTCAGGGAAGCAGAAGTGGAATCCGGAGCAACCGCAGTCGTATTTACCATACCCGGTTTAAATACAATAAACAGTGATAGCGAGGAACACACAGTTACTATCATGACCACAGAATTTCCGGCACATTTCAGATATTCTGCGGTACCTAAACTGTCTCAATACGCCTATCTAAAGGCAAAAGTCAAAAACACAACATCATTCCCGCTCCTTCCCGGCTCCTCCAGTATCTTTCTGGATAACTCCTTTGTATCCAGAAGTGAAATGAAACTTGTCGCTCCAGAGGAGGAGTTCTGGACCTTTCTGGGTGTCGATGAGGCTGTAAAGATAGAATACAAGCTGATTAACCGTAAGCGGCGTAATGAAGGTGTAATAGCTAAAAAGGATAGAATTGTTTTCGAATACCAGATCAATGTGACAAATAATCGCAAAAGCGAAGAGGAAATAGTCATCTGGGATCAGTTGCCCATATCAGGCAGTGAAGAGATCAAGGTGGAACTGATCGAACCCAAATGGAAAGAGAACTCTTCTTCACTGAAAAAGAATGAGCACGAATTTCTGGAGTGGTACTATAAACTCAAAGCGGGCGAATCGGTAAAAATTCCCTTCAAGTTTGCAGTTGAATTCCCAAACGGGAAAAATATCAGTGGATTATAAATCACAACCTGAAACAGGGCTGAATTTCTCAGGATCCGGGTAAAAATCCCTCCCGGGTCTTGATTCATACTTCTCCCTAACGTATCATTGTATTTTAAGAATGAAAAACCGGAAGAGAATTAAATGCAGATGAATTTTATACCTCTTTTTTCTTTTGCGGTTTTCTGAAACAAACCTGCATACAGCACGGAAAATAACTGCATGAAACCAATTCACATACGAGACTATGATCTTCTGGTAATCGGTGAGTGTTATGTAGAATTCAGATGTGATGGAGATCTGAGTCTCTGCAATACTTTCGACAAAGACATCGGTGGAGCCGACATTGTCACCGCTGTTACCGCTGCACGTCTGGGATCGGGAGTTTCGCTTTTGTCAGCAGTTTCCCGCGATCCTTTCCATGGGATGATAAGAGAGCGTCTTCTGGCACAGGGTATCAATATCGACCATGTTGTCACAAGCCAGGGTTATAACGGCATCTATTTTACAAGTTCACGATATCCCGAACAAAGAGAATATCTGGTGCACAGACCTGGAACCGCTGCTCAATCGATCGCACCTTCTATGATCTACGAAGACCTTATCGAGAATTGTAAAATTGTATACGCGTCCAGCGAGCTTCAGTCTGTCTCCAGAGCAGCACGTCACTCGGTTTTCAAGGCGTTCCATTTCGCACACAGCAACGATATAATGGTTGCTTACGATCCCAACCTCAGGCTCCAGCGCTGGTCACTGGATGATGCTAAAGAGAGTCTGTGGAGTGTTCTCCCGCTGATAGATGTAATCTTTCCATCTGCTCCGGATGAGTCCAAAGCACTTTTCGGATACGAGCGTCCCCTCGATGTCATCGGTTTCCTCTGGGACAGAGGTGTCTCAATCGTGGTTGTTAAAATCGGAGCAAACGGATGCATGATCGGTTATGATGGCAAAGTTGAAGAATTCAAGCAGCAGGAGCACACAGATACTGTCAAAGACCTTACCCTTATCGGCAGTGCTTTCAACGGAGGTTTCATCCATTGCGTGGCCAGAGGGTACGATCCTTTTACAGCCGCTCAGTTCGCCAATTCGGTAGCCCTTTTCAAAGGCCTGAAAGGCGGAGGTATCTGCTCACTTCCCGCGGCAGGTGATCTCGCTGCATGATTAATCAGCGATGGTTCATGGCAATTCCTCCTGTGGGAGCAGCCCGCCTGGTAGCGCTTCACACAAAAGAAGCGCTCGACAACGAGCTTGGTTCCGAGAATGTCAAGGTATTCGATTTTCTGGCATACCAGAATGGTTTCGCCCAGATCCTTAAAACAGATGACCAAACAATTGCTGTTGACCTGATAAACCAGTCACTTCTGGTTTCATGTCTGGATTTCGGAGCTACACACTTCCTCTCCGGCGCACTCAGCCCTGTAACCCTGTTTACTCTGAATCTCCTTAAGAAACAAAATATCAAAACACTGCACTGGTTCTACGAAAGCTACAGAAGAGTACCCTACTGGAAAGAGGTTGTCCCTGGATATGATCACTTCTTTGCGATTCAGAAAGGACCTCTTCCTGAATTTTGCAGTCTCAATGGCTCAAGTTACCATTTTCTGCCGACAGCCTGCAGTTTCTTTGACACTGACACCCCCTCCCCGCAACGTGATTACGATGCAGCTTTCATTGGAATTCCAAGTAAATACAGAATAGGGATTCTGGAGTCGCTCGCAGAACAGGGTTTTACACTGGCGATTGCAGGAAGCGGATGGAAAAGCTACAGCGGTCCACTTCGTGGTATGATCCTTTGCGATAGCTGGACCGATGAAAAGCAGTCAGCGGACATTCTCAAAAATTCCCGTGTCGGACTGAATCTATCAGTTGACAGTCCAGAGGGAGATAATGATACGCATATCAGTCCGCGTGTCTACGATATTCTGACCGCTGGATGCGTTCTTCTGACAGAAAATGTTCCTCTCATCTACGATTCTATTCCGGGATGTCATTTTCACGTGTTCAGTGAAAGAGAAAATCCCGGAATAAAGCTCAGATCAATACTGGACAACTACAGTGAAGAATTCAGTTACGCAGATCTTAACAGAAGTATCATACAGAAGTCACACACTTATCAAAACCGGGTCAGCGAGCTTATAAATCTGGCAGAATAGTATCCAGGGTTACATCTGTTTATTCCCTACCCTGTCCTTACAGTTCCTCATCAAATTCAAACGGATAATTGACTGTTAGCTCTCCAAGACTGTCCGGAACTGCTTTGAATCTCCAGGTTGAAATCCGCTCCACAATGCTCTTTTCAAACTCCTTATCACCCATGTTTGACTGAATCAGATTAACACCAGTAACATGTCCGTTTGCGGCTATTTTGATCGCCACAAGCATCCTGCCGGAGAGTTTGGTTCCGGAACGGAGTTTTTTATTGTATATGTATTTCAGTTCGCTTGTGTGGCCGTCTATCTCCTTCTTCAATGCACTGGGACGTCGGTAGGGATTTTGAGCTACAGCCTGCCTCCTCTCGAACTCCTTTATCTCTGCAGTAGAAAGCTTACCCTGCTCGATAAGCGTCTTCTTCATCTGCTCGGCTTGAACCCGTTTGGCCTCCTCTTCACCGGTCAAATCGAGATTGCCTATCTGGTTGATCAGATTGAGTATACTGTCATTGGCCCTTGCTTTTACAGTCCCCTGATTTTCCGGACCTTTCAGAAGCTCACCCTTCAATGAGCTCGGAGAAAGGAAATTTTTATACTTTTCTACGTTATCAAGAAACATCTGATCCTGATAAGCCTTAAGTTGTTTTTTCGCCTCCTCGGCAATACTTTTCTGCTGCTCATAAAACTCTCCGAGCATAAGCATTCTGCGATGTGCCTGACGAGCCCAGGTTTTTGATTTGTCCAGTTTAATGACGGTCTTATACTCCATGATCGCTTCTTCAATTTCCCCAAGCTCCTCATGGGATCTGCCTTTATATAAGTGAGCCTCCGCCTTCAGAGCAGCAGGCACCTTTTTTCCCAGAAACAGAGAGAAATTCTTGATGGAATTACGAAAATCCATCAGCAGATAAAACTGTTTTGCCCTCTCCATCTCGCTTATATTGGCATGTTCAAGATTAGAGCGTTCCTTTTCCAATGAATTGATAAAATCTATCAGTTTCCAGGCAAGAATACCGGCCTCAGTATTAGGGAATTTCGCAATCACCGCCTCATAAACCTCTTTGGACTTACCGTAATTGCTCAGCATTGAATAGCAAAATGCTTTATGTACCATTACGGCAGCTTCAACTTCGGGATCTATAAGGTTTGCTGTTTTCAATACTTCATCATAAACCTTCAGTGCTTCTAGATATCTTCGGTTCCTTTCCCAGAAGTATCCGATTTCAATAACTTTGAAAATCTTGTCGTCTTCTTTTGGGTTGATAATTTTCTTACCAAGGAGAATTCTTATGGTATTCAGCACCATCCGAACCGGAGTCCTGTAGAATTTACTGCTCCAATTATCATCATTCGTGAGATGCTCACCGGATGTAAGCGCCTGTATCTTGGCTTCCAGTTCGTAACTGGTCACATTCTCTTCGCCATAAGCGATTCTGTGTTTGATCAGTTCATATTTTGCGACAATTCCGAAAGTATTTGACATATCTTCCTGGGAAGCAATGGTACCCAGAAGATACCGGATCTCCTCAAAACGAATGTCGACCAACCCGACATTGAAAAGTCCGGTAAATGCTAATAGAAGAATTACTCCGGTGAATTTCAGAAAAGTTCTCATACAGGACGGCCGGAATTGGGATCAAGTGCTTGCTGAACAGTGGCTCTGTTTATCATCTGTGTGGGACTCACAGAGCCGGTTCTCCGGTCAATTGCATAACATGACCCGTCCATGCTCTTTACATACTTTTTCACTTCCGCAGCAACGGCAATCATCTCAGCAGTGCGCCTGAAAGGCCGGTTTCTGTTTGAGACAACTGCAACAGAAACGCTCATAAGAGGGAAACGCTGCCTTTCACCGCGACGATTTACGGACTCTATGAAGCCGTTTCTGGCATCAATACTGTTATAGAACTGAAAAATTCCACGATCAAAGGATGTGATGAAAGATTTGGCGAAAATTTCCCAGTGTTCAAATTCGGTGACCACCACAAAATCATCGCCACCCTCATGCCCCACAAATACGTTTCTGATATCCTTTCGTTTTGCAGCAGTCAGCAGGCAATCTCTTGTGTAAAGAATGGCTTCGTCGCCCTTTGTGAAACCGTACTTATCATTATATGCTTTAAAATTGTCAAGGTCACAGTACAGAACACAGATAATCTTTCCCTTGTTCAAACAATCGTCTATGTAGCTTGCTATGGTTATGTTGCCTGGTAAGCCACTCAGCGGATTTGCACCCTTTGCCTCATCGCGCATTCTCTGCAGCGCAACACTCATTTCGTTAAAAGATGAAGCGAGCTGCCCGATCTCATCCAGCCTTACGATCGGAACCCTGATATCAAGTTTGCCCTGGGCGATCATGTGTGTCGCTTCATTCAATTCCCTTATAGGAACAAGGATCATCTTGGAAAAAAGGAAAGCAAATCCGATATGAACCACTACTACAAGAAGTCCGATCAGCAGACATTGACGATAGAGATAGCCCATTTGACGATCGATATCCTTCATGACCACTTTTATTGCCGCCACACCTAATTTATCTGTGGCATAAGTAAAGGGTAAATACAGGGAAATCGATTTATCCTTGCGGTCAACATTATGATGAAAAAGCTTGTCTTCAAACCCCTGCTTGGTGATAGCCATATTTATCATCCTCAGTTCATCTACATCTGCTACCTCCTTCTCGACAAGCTTGTTGTTAACCATATTTACAAAAACTTTTCCGCCTTCACTGAACAGCGTCAGATTGCTTATACCCAGTGCACCTGCATCCTTGAGAATTTTGTTTATAATGACGTTTGTAATGTCGTTCTCGGCCCCTATTGCACTGTCGATACGGTATTTAAGACCGGTACCTTTATGCTGGCTGTTAAGGATGGCATTCTCAGCGATTAAGTCGAGCTGGTTCTCAAATACCATCAGGATGAAAATGGAAACATTGAGAATGGTGAGAATAACATACGCGACAGCGGTCTTGACATTAATCGAATTGGTGTTGAAACCCCTCATATACAGGTCCTCTGTTCTGAAAACTTAAACTTCACCCCTCTGACATGTCAGCCGCAGCCTGATATTTTCAGGGCTACTCCTGCTCCTGTTTACCGTTTTGTGAAGGCAGAATCAGTGCGTTTCTTAACAGATATTATTAATCTTATAGTAAAACAGCGGCTAATTCAAGCCCATCATTCCATATTGTATTCATTGAGCTTGTTTCTGAGAGTCCTGATTGAAATTCCCAGCATTTCTGCGGCTTTTGTACGGTTCTGGTTGCAGTGCTCAAGAGTCTCAAGAATCAGCTTTTTTTCCATCTCTGCGACAGTCATTCCGGCCTGAACCACCTGAGCGTTTCCCGATGAATGCTGCAAAGGTGACCGAAACTGGAAAATTTCCGGTTTTATCTGACCAGTCCGGGTAAGAACAACCGCCCGCTCAACAGCATTCTCCAACTCCCTTATATTTCCCGGCCAGTTGTGGCTGCAAAGTACCCGCAGAGAATCATCAGTAAGTCCCTCTACGCTGAAACCGTTCTCATCGTTGAATTTTTTTATGAAATGTTCAGCCAGTTTAGATATGTCATCTTTTCTCTCTCTAAGAGGAGGAAGGTGAATATGGATAACATTGAGCCGGTAATAAAGATCTTCCCTGAATTCCCCCTTACTTACCGCTTCCTCAAGGTCCCTGTTGGTGGTAGCAACCACCCGAACATCAACCTCTATTGGATCATCACCACCCACTTTGTTTATCTCTCTCTCCTGAAGCACCCGCAGCAGCTTCGCCTGTGCCACCATCGGCATCTCCCCTATCTCATCGAGAAGAAGAGTTCCCCCGGAAGCAGCTTCGAATTTTCCCTTCTTGTGCTTTATCGCGCCTGTAAACGCACCCTTTTCATGTCCGAAAAGCTCAGATTCAATCAACCCTTCCGGAAGTGCGGCACAGTTGACCTTCACAAAAGGCCCGTTACTCCGGCGGCTTTGATAGTGAATGGAACGGGCGATCAGCTCCTTTCCGGTCCCCGATTCCCCGGTAACCAGAACCGTAGAGCGGCTCTCTGCCACCGAAGCGATAAGAGTCCTTATCTCATCCATGCAGGAACCGTCTCCGATGAAGTTCCATTGGCCACAAAGCTCTGATTTAAGCCTTCTGTTCTCCTGAAGAAGAGATTGATACTGCAGAGTACGACTTACTGTCAATTCAAGCTCATCTATCAGGTTATCCGTCTTCTGAATGAAATCAAATGCCCCTTTCTTCATCGCTTCCACCGCTGTTTCTATTGCCCCGTAAGCGGTGATTATGAGAAAAGGGACTTCCGGATTTATCTGCTTTACTTTATCAAGCAGCTCGATACCAGACATTCCAGGCATTTTCATGTCGGAAACAACCAGATCAAAACAGGATGCTGAAAACTGCTCGATCGCCTCATAACCATCACGGGCAGACTCGATTTCACAGCCCAGCCTGCGCAGAGTCTCCACTATCGATTCCCTGAACAAATCATTGTCATCAACGACCAGAATTCTTTTCTTCTCCATCGATAATTCTCCGTTATTCCTTGAGAAGCGGAAGAAAAACCTTGACAGCCGTTCCTTTTCCGGGTGCACTTTTTACATCTATGAATCCCGAATGGGATTCCACGAATCGCTTTACAATGGCAAGACCGAGTCCGGTTCCGTTCTCCTTAGTAGTAAAAAAAGGATCAAAAATCTTGCTAATCTTCTCTTTTTCTATGCCGCACCCCGAATCGGAAACGGAAAAACAGACATAACCGGCATTTTTCCTCTCCCCCATTTCCATCGAAACAGTGATCTGCCCGCCCTCAGAGATAGCCTGCACAGAGTTTAGACATATGTTCATCACTACCTGACCGATTTTCTCGGGATCAGCAAGCACATACACCGGCTCCTTCTCCCAGTTCTTCTTCAGGTCGATTTTCCGGCCAAGCCTCTCAATCTCTATCTGCACAAAATCAACTATCTCCTCGAGAATGGTATCGAGCTGGACTTTCCTGAACTCAGCTTTGATCGGACGGGTGTAAACAAGAAGATTGGAAACAATCTTGTTTAATCTTGACAAACCCTCTATAATCTTTCCCAGTGTCTTTCTTCTGGGATCCTCAGCAGAGAGATCCCTTTCAAGCAGACCCGCCCACATGCCCATAGCCCCCAGCGGATTGCGTATCTCATGGGCAACCGTAGCAGACATCTCTCCAAGAGCTGCCATCGTCTTTGCCTGCTGCATCTCTTTCTCAAGCGCCTTTATACGGGAAATATCACTGAAGATCTCAACAGCCCCAAGCCTGCGCCCGTTTTTATCCTTAAGAAGCTCAGTCTGATAGGAAACAGGCACAGGATGACCGTCTTTGTGCCAGATCACCTTCTCATCACGTTTAAGCCCCCGCCCGGTATGCAGAACCTGATAAATTGCCGGCTCACCTTCAGTACCTCCCTTGAACAGATCGATATAGGGTTTGTCAAATACTTCGGATTGATCAAAACCGGTAA
This is a stretch of genomic DNA from Fibrobacter sp.. It encodes these proteins:
- the gnd gene encoding decarboxylating NADP(+)-dependent phosphogluconate dehydrogenase — translated: MQTGADIGLIGLAVMGQNLVLNMSDHAYSIVVYNRTLSRIDEFLVGPAQGRDNISGAHSIEELVQKLKRPRKILLMVKAGPAVDHFIEALIPFLEPGDLIIDGGNSHYSDSIRRAKFLDERGILFIGTGISGGEEGARNGPSIMPGGSPEAWPLVEKLFKDIAARTPDGSPCCEWIGENGAGHYVKMIHNGIEYGDMQLIAETYHLMRNGVGLENQRISGIFSDWNKTELDSYLIEITADILARKDSDGEPLVEKILDSAEMKGTGIWTSDSSLKLGVPLTLITEAVYARSLSGLKDERMEAGRILGDSVKKWDGNTEEFIENIRKALLASKIVSYAQGFMLMRAASEKYQWKLDFGNIALIWRGGCIIRSAFLGQIKEAFDRNNVLRSLLIDKYFKEVIDGCLESWRNVVAAAFKMGIPIPALSSALSFYDGYRCSRLPANLIQAQRDYFGAHTYERIDRPRGEYFHTEWV
- a CDS encoding mucoidy inhibitor MuiA family protein, with the protein product MKGSVFFCTCILTAIYSLYAEELVVKTKISSVTVFRDRAQVTRTFTGELSEGEKDLIFDNLPENIESQSVIVNGTGNGELKDIKVRRKEFAGSNDSISSYLNRRKELYQDSILLVEDILKRCSSERQFVENIAAKVTERGAAEQISAPELDKNKWLNMVEFYRNRLESLSSEMRSASKRKQALSDTLALIERRLRDLNRDERSERNQAVVSLTMKKAGKIELDLSYIVYGPSWTPAYEMRVLSDKKVLLMTYKGSLRQSTGEDWKDANVKLSTATPHIGGNQPELTPWYIRIDEPQMDLPVRSKRLSKSAVPAMMNQMMVMDAELEYKKKEITEAAPMVFREAEVESGATAVVFTIPGLNTINSDSEEHTVTIMTTEFPAHFRYSAVPKLSQYAYLKAKVKNTTSFPLLPGSSSIFLDNSFVSRSEMKLVAPEEEFWTFLGVDEAVKIEYKLINRKRRNEGVIAKKDRIVFEYQINVTNNRKSEEEIVIWDQLPISGSEEIKVELIEPKWKENSSSLKKNEHEFLEWYYKLKAGESVKIPFKFAVEFPNGKNISGL
- a CDS encoding sugar kinase produces the protein MKPIHIRDYDLLVIGECYVEFRCDGDLSLCNTFDKDIGGADIVTAVTAARLGSGVSLLSAVSRDPFHGMIRERLLAQGINIDHVVTSQGYNGIYFTSSRYPEQREYLVHRPGTAAQSIAPSMIYEDLIENCKIVYASSELQSVSRAARHSVFKAFHFAHSNDIMVAYDPNLRLQRWSLDDAKESLWSVLPLIDVIFPSAPDESKALFGYERPLDVIGFLWDRGVSIVVVKIGANGCMIGYDGKVEEFKQQEHTDTVKDLTLIGSAFNGGFIHCVARGYDPFTAAQFANSVALFKGLKGGGICSLPAAGDLAA
- a CDS encoding TonB family protein, with the translated sequence MRTFLKFTGVILLLAFTGLFNVGLVDIRFEEIRYLLGTIASQEDMSNTFGIVAKYELIKHRIAYGEENVTSYELEAKIQALTSGEHLTNDDNWSSKFYRTPVRMVLNTIRILLGKKIINPKEDDKIFKVIEIGYFWERNRRYLEALKVYDEVLKTANLIDPEVEAAVMVHKAFCYSMLSNYGKSKEVYEAVIAKFPNTEAGILAWKLIDFINSLEKERSNLEHANISEMERAKQFYLLMDFRNSIKNFSLFLGKKVPAALKAEAHLYKGRSHEELGEIEEAIMEYKTVIKLDKSKTWARQAHRRMLMLGEFYEQQKSIAEEAKKQLKAYQDQMFLDNVEKYKNFLSPSSLKGELLKGPENQGTVKARANDSILNLINQIGNLDLTGEEEAKRVQAEQMKKTLIEQGKLSTAEIKEFERRQAVAQNPYRRPSALKKEIDGHTSELKYIYNKKLRSGTKLSGRMLVAIKIAANGHVTGVNLIQSNMGDKEFEKSIVERISTWRFKAVPDSLGELTVNYPFEFDEEL
- a CDS encoding HAMP domain-containing protein, producing the protein MRGFNTNSINVKTAVAYVILTILNVSIFILMVFENQLDLIAENAILNSQHKGTGLKYRIDSAIGAENDITNVIINKILKDAGALGISNLTLFSEGGKVFVNMVNNKLVEKEVADVDELRMINMAITKQGFEDKLFHHNVDRKDKSISLYLPFTYATDKLGVAAIKVVMKDIDRQMGYLYRQCLLIGLLVVVVHIGFAFLFSKMILVPIRELNEATHMIAQGKLDIRVPIVRLDEIGQLASSFNEMSVALQRMRDEAKGANPLSGLPGNITIASYIDDCLNKGKIICVLYCDLDNFKAYNDKYGFTKGDEAILYTRDCLLTAAKRKDIRNVFVGHEGGDDFVVVTEFEHWEIFAKSFITSFDRGIFQFYNSIDARNGFIESVNRRGERQRFPLMSVSVAVVSNRNRPFRRTAEMIAVAAEVKKYVKSMDGSCYAIDRRTGSVSPTQMINRATVQQALDPNSGRPV
- a CDS encoding sigma-54-dependent Fis family transcriptional regulator, yielding MEKKRILVVDDNDLFRESIVETLRRLGCEIESARDGYEAIEQFSASCFDLVVSDMKMPGMSGIELLDKVKQINPEVPFLIITAYGAIETAVEAMKKGAFDFIQKTDNLIDELELTVSRTLQYQSLLQENRRLKSELCGQWNFIGDGSCMDEIRTLIASVAESRSTVLVTGESGTGKELIARSIHYQSRRSNGPFVKVNCAALPEGLIESELFGHEKGAFTGAIKHKKGKFEAASGGTLLLDEIGEMPMVAQAKLLRVLQEREINKVGGDDPIEVDVRVVATTNRDLEEAVSKGEFREDLYYRLNVIHIHLPPLRERKDDISKLAEHFIKKFNDENGFSVEGLTDDSLRVLCSHNWPGNIRELENAVERAVVLTRTGQIKPEIFQFRSPLQHSSGNAQVVQAGMTVAEMEKKLILETLEHCNQNRTKAAEMLGISIRTLRNKLNEYNME
- a CDS encoding PAS domain S-box protein — protein: MSAGETGTSTISVELFESLQRAFNDFQLRAEQLSSAYARMQEDFRKINIELDRKNSELEQSLAKQEEMRTYLNSILESMDNGVVGVDDLGRITNFNRAASEITGFDQSEVFDKPYIDLFKGGTEGEPAIYQVLHTGRGLKRDEKVIWHKDGHPVPVSYQTELLKDKNGRRLGAVEIFSDISRIKALEKEMQQAKTMAALGEMSATVAHEIRNPLGAMGMWAGLLERDLSAEDPRRKTLGKIIEGLSRLNKIVSNLLVYTRPIKAEFRKVQLDTILEEIVDFVQIEIERLGRKIDLKKNWEKEPVYVLADPEKIGQVVMNICLNSVQAISEGGQITVSMEMGERKNAGYVCFSVSDSGCGIEKEKISKIFDPFFTTKENGTGLGLAIVKRFVESHSGFIDVKSAPGKGTAVKVFLPLLKE